The sequence CGCCGAAGGCGCTTCCCGGCGAGGGCCGGATCGGACTGCGGGCCAATCTGCGGCACATCGGGGCCCTGGTGCGGCGCAATCTGCTCCAGATCAAGAAGGACCCCGAGTCGATGTTCGACGCGGTCCTGATGCCCATCATCTTCACCCTGCTCTTCGTGTACGTCTTCGGCGGCTCGGTCGGCGGCAGTCTGGGCGGCGACCGGCAGGACTACCTGAACTACCTGATCCCCGGCCTGATGGCGATGATGGGCATGAACATCGCCTCCGCGGTCGGCTCCGGTGTCAACGACGACTTCCGCAAGGGCGTCATGGACCGGTTCCGGACGATGCCGATCGCCCGCTCCTCGGTCCTCATCGCGAAGATCGTGGTCGAACTCGGCCGGATGATGGTCGCCACGTTCATCCTGCTGGCCATGGGCTTCGCGCTCGGCATGGAGCTCAAGACCTCGGTGCTCGGGCTGGTCGAGGCGATCGCCCTGTCGGCGGTGTTCGGCGCCGCCATCATGTGGATCTTCATCCTGCTCGGACTGTCCATGAAGACGGCCCAGGCGGTTCAGGGAACGGGGATGCTCGTGCTGATGCCCCTCCAGTTCGGCTCCTCGATCTTCGCCCCGACACAGACCATGCCCGGCTGGCTCCAGACGTTCACCGAGTACAACCCGCTGTCCAACCTGGCGGACGCCGCACGCGGTCTGATGATGGGCGGGCCCGTCGCCCACTCGGTGTGGGTGACGCTGGGCTGGGCGACCGTGATCACGCTGGTGGTGGCCCCCCTCGCGGTGTCCAAGTTCCGCAAGAAGACCTGATCCGCGGCATCCCCGGCAGCGACCCGGCCCCGCGCCCGCTCCGTCATCCGCGCCACCGGGCGGGACGCACCCGGTGGCGCCGCGCACCTGGGGCGCCGCGTAACCGGGCAGCCGCGCCACCGGGCAGCCGCTACAGGTGCATGCCCGCCAGGGCGGTGACCTCGTCCAGCGTGAGGCCGCCGCCCTCGGCGTACGCCCGCGCATAGGCGGCGTCACCGAGCTCGGCGCGGGCGATCTCCTCGGCGCGGGCCAGATTCCGCCGCTCCGTCATCGTCGGCACATGCCCCTCGGGCCGCCTCGCCGCCTGCAGGCCGAGCACCCGCGCCGCGTCCCTGCCGCCCCGCTCGCCACCGATCCCGCCGAGCGCCCAGGCCACCGCGATCAGATGGACGGAGGCCATCTGCGGCGCCACCATCAGCGACAGCCGGTCCTGTGCCCGCTCCAGAGCCGTCAGGGCCCGCCGCAACGCCGTGACGTGGTCGCCTTCGAGGTTGTCCAGCCAGGCCAGCACCCCGAGCACGAACCCGCCGAAGATCGCCACCGTCTCCGAATCGAACTCGTCGTCCAGCCGGGCCAGCTGCTGCCTGGCCTCGTCGATACGGCCGCTCTGCCCCAGCCACAGGCCCAGATGCATCCGGGCGGCCGGGGTCGCGTCGCTCCCCGGATGCCGTCCCCCGTCGATCACTTCGCGCAGGATGGCCTCCGCCTCCTCGCCCCGGCCGGTCTCGGTGAGGATGCCCGCGTACCGGGCCCGCAACAGCCCGACCTGGGCCTGGGCGCCCAGTTGTTCCGCGTAGCCGACAGCGGCCAGGAAGTCCTCGGCGGCGGCGGCGAAGTGCCCGGCCCGCTCATGGGCCTCGCCCCGGGAGGAGAGCGCCTCGGCGGCGCCCCACGCGTCGCCGAGCCGGACGAAGATCTCCAGGCTCTCCTCGGCGTCCGCCCGCGCCCGGCCGGCCGATTCGGCGTGGTTGGCCAGAAAGTTGGCGCGGTTCTGGAGCGCGGCGGCCAGCTCCCAGGCGAAGCCGAACTCCCGGCAGGCCCGGACGGTCTCGTCCAGCACCTCGTGCAGCTGATCGGCCTCGCCGATCAGCATGACGGCGTACATCCAGAGGTAGCCCGGGGTACGGCAGGTCTGCGGCTGGCCCGGCCGGTAGGTCTGCGTGATCACCCGCAGCCGCTCCTGGTTGTCCCCCGTCATCCACAGGTCCATCGCGTGGTCCATGGTGGCCAGTTGGACGAGGGCGACCCCCCGCCGCGCCTCCTGGAGCAGCTCGGGCTCCATCGGCGGCGGCGCGTCGATGGCCTGCTGCCGGAGCGAGGGGGCCGGGGTGCCCGGCGGGGCGAACGGGTCGGGGCCCAGGGCGGCGACCGCGTCGGCCCAGTGGCGGGCCTCGGTGCGCAGATCGCGCATCAGCCAGTACCAGGCCAGCGAGAGCACGAGGCAGAGCGCCTCGTGCTCGTCCCGGGCGGCCACCGCACGGCGCAGCGCGACGCGCAGGTTCTCGTACTCGCGCTGCAGGCGTTCGATGGCGGCCCGCTGTCCGCCACCGCGGAGTTCCGGTGCGGTGGTCCGGGCGAGCTCCCGGAAGTGCACCAGGTGGCGTCCCTCGACAGCGGTGCGCTCGGCCGCCTCGTCGAGGCGCTCGGAGGCGTACTCGCCGACGGTCTCCAGGAGCCGGTAGCGCATCTCACCGTCGCCACCGGGAGCGGCGACGACGAGGGACTTGTCGACGAGGGAGCCCAGGAGCGCGGCGACGTCCCGCGAGTCGACCAGGTCGAAGGCCCCGGCCTCCCCCGCGAGGTCCGCTCCGGCTCCGGGTCCGGCGGGCAGCGCGCAGACCTCCTCGGCCGCGGCGAGCGCACAGCCGCCCGCGAACACCGACAGCCGGCGCAGCACGGCACGCTCGGCACGGTCCAGCAGGTCCCACGACCAGTCGACGACGGCGCGCAGGGTCTGCTGGCGCGGCAGCACGGTACGGCTCCCGTTGGTCAGCAGCCGGAAGCGGTCGTCCAGCCGGTCGGCGATCTGGCGCGGGCTGAGCATCCGCAGCCGGGCCGCGGCCAGTTCGATGGCGAGGGGCAGCCCGTCGAGCCGGTGGCAGATCTCCGCGGCGGCCGCCGCGGTCTCCTCGTCCGCGTCGGTCCGGAAGCCGGGGCTGGCGGCGTTCCCCCGGTCGGCGAGCAGCCGCAGCGCCATCGGGTCCGGCAGCGGGTCGACGGGGCGGACGAACTCGCCCGGTACGCCGAGGGGTTCGCGGCTGGTCGCCAGGACGGTGAGCCCCGGGCAGTGGGAGAGGAGGTGGTCGGTGAGGGCGGCGGCGGCCTCGATGACGTGTTCGCAGTTGTCGAGGAGCAGCAGCATGCGCCGCCGGGAACAGTGCTCGGTGAGGCGTACGAGCGGGTCCCCGGCACCGCGCTCGGCGGCCCGCAACTCCTCCGCACCGGCGCCGCGCAGCACGGTCTCGCGGGCACCGAGCGCGGTCAGTACGGCCTCGGGCACGGCGTCCGGGTCGTCGACGGGGGCCAGTTCCGCCATCCAGACCCCGTCCGGCCACGCGGCGGCGACCGTCTCCGCCGCCTCCTGGGAGAGCCGGGTCTTGCCCGCGCCGCCGGGGCCGAGCAGCGTGATCAGCCGGCTGCGGGTGAGGTCCTCGCGCAGGGCGGCGATGTCCGTCTCCCGGCCGACGAAGCTGGTGAGCCTGGCCCGCAGATTCCCGGCCGGGGGCGGCGTGGGCGGGGAGGGGGGTACGGAGTGCTTCCGTGGAGCCGGGTGGGCCGGGATCTCCGGGTGGGCCGGTGATGCGGCCGGGTGTGCAGGTGGTGCGGCCGGCGCTGTCTGGTGCAGCAGTTCGTCGTGCAGGGCGCGCAGTGCGGGCCCCGGGTCGGTGCCGAGCCGGTCCGCGAGTATGGACCGCGTCTCCTCGTACGCCGCCAGCGCCTGCGCCGTGCGGCCCGCGTCGCGCAGGGCCCTGATCCGCAGGGCCTGGAGCGGTTCGTCGAGCGGGTGGGCGTCGCAGAGCGCGGCCAGTTCGGGCAGGGCCTCGTCCGCCCGGCCCAGGGCGAGGGCCGCGGCGAACGCGGTCCGCCGGGCATCGAGCCTGCGGGCCTCCCAGCGGGACGCGGCGGCGGCCCGGTCCGGCAGATCGGCGAGGGCCGGTCCGCGCCACAGGGCGAGGGCCTCGTCCAGCAGCGCGGCGGCCCCGGCGGCGTCCCCCCGCTCCAGGGCCCGGGTCCCCTCCCCCGCGAGCCGCTCGAATCGGTGCAGGTCCACGGCGTCGGGCTCGGCGGTGAGCCGGTATCCGCCGTCCGCCGACGCGACGGCAGCCCGGCCGAGCGCGCGCCGCAGCCGGCCCACGAGCGCCTGGAGGGCGCCTGCCGCGTCGACGGGCGGGTCGCCGTCCCACACCTCGTCGACGAGCACCCCGGCCGGCACCGGACGGCCGGGACGCAGCGCGAGAACGGTGAGCAGGGCGCGCAGCCGCGCCCCGCCGAGGGCGACGGCCGTGCCGTCGTCGCGGAGTGCCCGGGTGGTGCCGAGGATGCAGTAGCGCACGGGCCCATTGTCCGCGACGGGCCCCTCGAAGAGCACGCCGCCCGGCACCGCGCGTCGCCGGGCGCCCCGGAGCGGGTCCACGCCCGGTCCCCCGGCCGGGTCCGGCATCCGCGCCGCGTCCGGTCCGGGGCAGGGCCCTGAACCCGGCCGGTCCGGCGTCCGGCACCGCGGCCCCGTGCCCCCGCAAAGCGCCCGGTATCCCCGCACGGCACGGCACCGCACCGCAAAGCGCCGCACCGCGCCCGCTCACCCGGCTCCCACCGCCCGTCCCCGTGCGTGGAACTACCGCCCCGGCTCACGACGTTCCCGTCGTACCGCCCCTGCTCCCCGCAGCCCCGTACTGTCGAAGGCCCTCGCCCCGTCACCAGGAGTTGTGTGCCGATGACCACCGCAGCCAAGCGCAGCGACCGGAGGATCAGCCCGGTCTTCCTCGGGATCGTCGCCGTCACCGCGGTCTCGGGCTGGGCGGTGTGGACGGACTTCGCCGAGCAGACCGGTTTCGCGGTCTTCCTCTTCGTCACCGGGGCCTGGATCGTCTCGCTCTGTCTGCACGAGTACGCGCACGCCCGCACCGCGCTGCACAGCGGGGACCTCTCGGTCGCGGACAAGGGGTATCTGACCCTGAACCCGCTCACGTACACCCATGCCCTGCTGAGCATCGTGCTGCCGGTGCTCTTCGTGATCATGGGCGGGATCGGGCTGCCCGGTGGTGCGGTCTACATCGAGCGGGGCCGTATCAGCGGCCGCTGGAAGCACAGCCTGATCTCCGCGGCGGGCCCCCTGACGAACCTGCTGTTCGCCGTCGTCTGCACGGCGCCGTTCTGGCTGGACGCCCTGGACGGTGTTCCGCCCGCCTTCCAGTACGCGCTGGCGTTCCTCGCGATGCTCCAGCTCACCGCGGCGATCCTGAACTCGGTCCCGATTCCGGGGCTGGACGGCTACGGCGTGATCGAGCCCTGGCTCTCGTACCGGATCCGCCGCCAGGTCGAGCCGATCGCACCGTTCGGGCTGATCGCCGTGTTCGGCATCCTGTGGATCCCCGAGGTGAACATCGCGTTCTTCGACGCGATCGACGCGCTGCTGCGGAGCCTGGGCGTCAGCGAGGTCTCGACGCGCTGCGGGCTCGACACGTACCGCTTCTGGCAGGAGTTCTGGAACGAGCAGGACCCGCGCTGCGCGGTCGCGGGATAGGGGCCGCCGGCCCCGGCTCTCAGGCGGCGTCCGCCGCCCGCATCCGGTGCTTGCGCACGTAGAACCACGTCATGTTCGACGAGAGCCCGGCCACCAGTACCCAGAGGATGCCGAGCAGGTTGCCCTGGGCGAAGGAGACCACGGCTGCGACGACGGCGAGGACGCAGACGACGAGGGCGTAGATGGCGAGGCGGGGCATGGGGAGTGGCTCCTGTGTCCGGGATGGTGCGCGGTCCCGTCCAGTGTCCCTCATGCCCCGTTCCGCCCTCGGCGCGGTCCGGCTCAGACGTCGGTGGCGCGCAGTCCCGCGTGCGCCTTGTAGCGGCGGTTGACCGAGATCAGGTTGGCCACCAGCGACTCGACCTGGTGGGCGTTGCGCAGCCGGCCC is a genomic window of Streptomyces sp. NBC_01237 containing:
- a CDS encoding ABC transporter permease — encoded protein: MSTATLTPTPTGSVPPKALPGEGRIGLRANLRHIGALVRRNLLQIKKDPESMFDAVLMPIIFTLLFVYVFGGSVGGSLGGDRQDYLNYLIPGLMAMMGMNIASAVGSGVNDDFRKGVMDRFRTMPIARSSVLIAKIVVELGRMMVATFILLAMGFALGMELKTSVLGLVEAIALSAVFGAAIMWIFILLGLSMKTAQAVQGTGMLVLMPLQFGSSIFAPTQTMPGWLQTFTEYNPLSNLADAARGLMMGGPVAHSVWVTLGWATVITLVVAPLAVSKFRKKT
- a CDS encoding AfsR/SARP family transcriptional regulator, with the translated sequence MRYCILGTTRALRDDGTAVALGGARLRALLTVLALRPGRPVPAGVLVDEVWDGDPPVDAAGALQALVGRLRRALGRAAVASADGGYRLTAEPDAVDLHRFERLAGEGTRALERGDAAGAAALLDEALALWRGPALADLPDRAAAASRWEARRLDARRTAFAAALALGRADEALPELAALCDAHPLDEPLQALRIRALRDAGRTAQALAAYEETRSILADRLGTDPGPALRALHDELLHQTAPAAPPAHPAASPAHPEIPAHPAPRKHSVPPSPPTPPPAGNLRARLTSFVGRETDIAALREDLTRSRLITLLGPGGAGKTRLSQEAAETVAAAWPDGVWMAELAPVDDPDAVPEAVLTALGARETVLRGAGAEELRAAERGAGDPLVRLTEHCSRRRMLLLLDNCEHVIEAAAALTDHLLSHCPGLTVLATSREPLGVPGEFVRPVDPLPDPMALRLLADRGNAASPGFRTDADEETAAAAAEICHRLDGLPLAIELAAARLRMLSPRQIADRLDDRFRLLTNGSRTVLPRQQTLRAVVDWSWDLLDRAERAVLRRLSVFAGGCALAAAEEVCALPAGPGAGADLAGEAGAFDLVDSRDVAALLGSLVDKSLVVAAPGGDGEMRYRLLETVGEYASERLDEAAERTAVEGRHLVHFRELARTTAPELRGGGQRAAIERLQREYENLRVALRRAVAARDEHEALCLVLSLAWYWLMRDLRTEARHWADAVAALGPDPFAPPGTPAPSLRQQAIDAPPPMEPELLQEARRGVALVQLATMDHAMDLWMTGDNQERLRVITQTYRPGQPQTCRTPGYLWMYAVMLIGEADQLHEVLDETVRACREFGFAWELAAALQNRANFLANHAESAGRARADAEESLEIFVRLGDAWGAAEALSSRGEAHERAGHFAAAAEDFLAAVGYAEQLGAQAQVGLLRARYAGILTETGRGEEAEAILREVIDGGRHPGSDATPAARMHLGLWLGQSGRIDEARQQLARLDDEFDSETVAIFGGFVLGVLAWLDNLEGDHVTALRRALTALERAQDRLSLMVAPQMASVHLIAVAWALGGIGGERGGRDAARVLGLQAARRPEGHVPTMTERRNLARAEEIARAELGDAAYARAYAEGGGLTLDEVTALAGMHL
- a CDS encoding site-2 protease family protein, whose amino-acid sequence is MTTAAKRSDRRISPVFLGIVAVTAVSGWAVWTDFAEQTGFAVFLFVTGAWIVSLCLHEYAHARTALHSGDLSVADKGYLTLNPLTYTHALLSIVLPVLFVIMGGIGLPGGAVYIERGRISGRWKHSLISAAGPLTNLLFAVVCTAPFWLDALDGVPPAFQYALAFLAMLQLTAAILNSVPIPGLDGYGVIEPWLSYRIRRQVEPIAPFGLIAVFGILWIPEVNIAFFDAIDALLRSLGVSEVSTRCGLDTYRFWQEFWNEQDPRCAVAG